The proteins below are encoded in one region of Saccopteryx leptura isolate mSacLep1 chromosome 1, mSacLep1_pri_phased_curated, whole genome shotgun sequence:
- the LOC136389554 gene encoding cysteine-rich secretory protein 2-like, which translates to MALLPVVLFLAAVLLPPLPAEGKDPAFTALLTSQTKVQNDIVNKHNELRKSVSPPASNMLKMEWSKEAMENAQKWADKCTLEHSNAEDRKTSTRCGENLYMSSDPTAWSDAIESWYNERHNFIYGVGPKTSSAMVGHYTQAVWYSSHLVGCGIAYCPHQESLKYFYVCHYCPVGNNLSKKNTPYQEGTPCASCPGNCDNGLCTNSCQYEDLLSNCDSLKKKAGCEHELLKEKCKATCLCENKIY; encoded by the exons ATGGCTTTACTCCCAGTGGTGCTGTTTCTGGCTGCTGTGCTGTTGCCACCTTTACCTGCAGAAGGAAAG GATCCAGCCTTTACTGCTTTGTTAACCTCTCAAACAAAAGTCCAAAACGATATTGTAAATAAACACAATGAACTAAGGAAATCAGTCTCTCCACCTGCCAGTAACATGCTAAAGATG GAATGGAGCAAAGAGGCCATGGAAAACGCCCAAAAATGGGCAGACAAGTGCACTCTAGAACATAGTAATGCAGAGGACCGAAAGACCA GTACAAGATGTGGTGAGAATCTCTACATGTCAAGTGACCCTACTGCATGGTCAGATGCAATCGAAAGCTGGTATAATGAGAGACATAATTTTATCTATGGTGTAGGACCAAAGACTTCCAGTGCAATGGTTGGACATTATACCCAG GCTGTTTGGTACTCATCACACCTCGTTGGGTGTGGGATCGCCTACTGTCCCCATCAGGAGAGTCTGAAGTACTTCTACGTCTGCCACTACTGCCCTGT tgGGAATAATCTAAGTAAAAAGAATACACCTTACCAAGAAGGAACACCCTGTGCCAGTTGCCCTGGTAACTGTGATAATGGACTATGCA CCAATAGTTGCCAGTATGAAGATCTCCTTAGTAACTGTGATTCCTTGAAGAAAAAAGCTGGCTGTGAACATGAATTGCTCAAGGAAAAATGCAAGGCTACTTGCCTatgtgaaaacaaaatttactga